One Microbacterium trichothecenolyticum DNA window includes the following coding sequences:
- a CDS encoding rhodanese-like domain-containing protein translates to MTNAERYFSARLAFETDPSDVYAAQRNGDRFTLVDVRGDEAWAQGRITGALHMPYRQIEERAPREIDRSVPVVVYCWSPGCNAGQRGALAFARLGYEVREMIGGYEYWVREGQPYENDEGPCTRVFDPTVMVVRS, encoded by the coding sequence ATGACGAACGCCGAGCGCTATTTCTCCGCCCGCCTCGCTTTCGAGACCGACCCGTCGGACGTGTACGCCGCTCAGCGCAACGGTGACCGCTTCACCCTCGTCGATGTGCGCGGCGACGAGGCGTGGGCGCAGGGACGAATCACGGGCGCCCTCCACATGCCCTACCGGCAGATCGAGGAACGCGCACCCCGGGAGATCGATCGATCCGTGCCGGTCGTGGTGTACTGCTGGAGTCCGGGGTGCAACGCCGGTCAGAGAGGCGCTCTCGCGTTCGCGCGGCTCGGCTACGAGGTGCGGGAGATGATCGGCGGCTACGAGTACTGGGTACGTGAAGGTCAGCCGTACGAGAACGACGAGGGGCCGTGCACGCGGGTGTTCGATCCCACCGTCATGGTGGTTCGCAGCTGA
- a CDS encoding cytochrome c oxidase subunit 4, giving the protein MRTNVGLWWLLAGFGFFIAVVYTAWSLIQHGGVEWVGTVALVFLGLMSSMVAFYINRVLKAQRGELPEDMLTADIDDGDPEVGEFSPWSWWPIVLAASAAIAMIGLAVGSWLVPVGFLVFVVAIVGWVYEYYRGYFAR; this is encoded by the coding sequence ATGCGTACCAATGTCGGACTCTGGTGGCTCCTCGCGGGCTTCGGATTCTTCATCGCCGTCGTTTACACGGCCTGGAGCCTGATCCAGCACGGTGGCGTCGAGTGGGTCGGAACCGTCGCGCTGGTCTTCCTCGGCCTCATGTCGTCGATGGTCGCCTTCTACATCAACCGTGTGCTCAAGGCACAGCGCGGTGAGCTGCCCGAAGACATGTTGACGGCCGACATCGACGACGGCGATCCCGAGGTGGGAGAGTTCAGCCCGTGGTCGTGGTGGCCTATCGTGCTGGCGGCTTCCGCCGCGATTGCGATGATCGGTCTTGCTGTCGGTAGCTGGCTCGTCCCCGTCGGGTTCCTGGTCTTCGTCGTTGCTATCGTCGGCTGGGTGTACGAGTACTACCGCGGGTACTTCGCGCGCTGA
- the ctaE gene encoding aa3-type cytochrome oxidase subunit III translates to MPGMRISTAGIAHNGTVTTSATYSQAVRAVKRPDPVAVGTIVWLGSEVMFFAGLFAIYFTLRSTSAPLWAEETQLLNVPFATVNTIILVLSSVTCQMGVFAAERYQPYRTGKATGILKWGMVEWFYLTFILGAVFVSGQVWEYATLVAEGMPISANPYASAFYLTTGFHALHVTGGLIAFLLVIGRAYAVKNFGRKEMTTSIVVSYYWHFVDVVWIALFFVIYFLK, encoded by the coding sequence ATGCCGGGGATGCGAATATCGACCGCCGGGATCGCGCATAATGGAACTGTGACGACCTCAGCGACGTATTCCCAGGCCGTGCGTGCCGTGAAGCGGCCCGACCCGGTCGCCGTGGGCACCATCGTGTGGCTGGGCAGCGAGGTCATGTTCTTCGCCGGCCTGTTCGCGATCTACTTCACTCTCCGCAGCACCTCCGCGCCCCTCTGGGCCGAAGAGACTCAGCTGCTCAACGTCCCCTTCGCGACCGTCAACACGATCATCCTCGTGCTGTCCTCGGTCACGTGCCAGATGGGCGTCTTCGCGGCGGAGCGGTACCAGCCGTACCGCACCGGGAAGGCCACCGGCATCCTGAAGTGGGGAATGGTGGAGTGGTTCTACCTCACCTTCATCCTCGGCGCGGTCTTCGTGTCGGGTCAGGTGTGGGAGTACGCGACGCTGGTCGCCGAAGGCATGCCCATCAGCGCCAACCCCTACGCCTCGGCCTTCTACCTCACCACCGGCTTCCACGCCTTGCACGTGACGGGTGGCCTCATCGCCTTCCTGCTCGTGATCGGCCGCGCGTACGCCGTGAAGAACTTCGGCCGCAAAGAGATGACCACCTCGATCGTCGTGTCCTACTACTGGCACTTCGTCGACGTCGTCTGGATCGCCCTGTTCTTCGTCATCTACTTCCTCAAGTAA
- the ctaD gene encoding aa3-type cytochrome oxidase subunit I: MATTLPLQGTGPSRPTTLPPRQAALLSTTRVEQKGNLVVKWITSTDHKTIGYMYLIASVMFFMLGGVMALIIRAELFEPGMQIIPTKEQYNQLFTMHGTVMLLMFATPLFAGFANALLPLQIGAPDVAFPRLNAFAFWLFLFGSTIAVSGFLTPQGAAGFGWFAYQPLANASFSPGVGGNLWMLGLGISGFGTILGAVNFITTILTMRAPGMTMWRMPIFSWNTLITSILILLAFPVLAAAIFAAAADRVLGAHIYSPENGGVLLWQHLFWFFGHPEVYIIALPFFGIVSEIFPVFSRKPIFGYKTLVYATIAIAALSVAVWAHHMYVTGGVLLPFFALMTMLIAVPTGVKIFNWIGTLWRGSVTFETPMVFALGFLVSFVFGGLTGVILASPPLDFHLSDSYFVVAHFHYVVFGTVVFAMFAGFYFWWPKWTGKMLNERLGMVHFWMLFIGFHMTFLIQHWLGVDGMVRRYADYAAADGWTWENQLSTVGSMILGASMIPFLLNVWITARKAPRVTVDDPWGYGASLEWATSCPPPRHNFTSIPRIRSERPAFDLNHPEAGIPVGVGPAKDAPDAPVVDAAAGEVK; encoded by the coding sequence ATGGCCACGACGCTTCCGCTCCAGGGGACGGGTCCTTCGCGCCCGACGACTCTCCCGCCGCGTCAAGCCGCACTGCTGAGCACCACGCGTGTCGAGCAGAAGGGCAACCTGGTCGTCAAGTGGATCACCTCCACCGACCACAAGACCATCGGGTACATGTACCTGATCGCCTCCGTGATGTTCTTCATGCTCGGTGGCGTCATGGCGCTGATCATCCGTGCCGAGCTCTTCGAGCCCGGCATGCAGATCATCCCGACCAAAGAGCAGTACAACCAGCTGTTCACGATGCACGGCACGGTCATGCTGCTCATGTTCGCGACGCCGTTGTTCGCCGGCTTCGCCAACGCTCTGCTGCCGCTGCAGATCGGTGCCCCCGACGTGGCGTTCCCGCGTCTGAACGCCTTCGCTTTCTGGCTCTTCCTGTTCGGCTCGACCATCGCGGTCTCCGGCTTCCTCACCCCGCAGGGCGCGGCCGGGTTCGGTTGGTTCGCCTATCAGCCGCTCGCCAACGCGAGCTTCTCGCCGGGTGTCGGAGGAAACCTCTGGATGCTGGGTCTGGGCATCAGCGGTTTCGGCACGATCCTCGGTGCGGTGAACTTCATCACCACGATCCTGACGATGCGTGCTCCCGGCATGACCATGTGGCGCATGCCGATCTTCTCCTGGAACACCCTCATCACGAGCATCCTGATCCTGCTCGCCTTCCCGGTCCTCGCCGCGGCCATCTTCGCCGCCGCCGCGGATCGTGTGCTGGGCGCCCACATCTACAGCCCCGAGAACGGCGGCGTGCTCCTATGGCAGCACCTGTTCTGGTTCTTCGGCCACCCCGAGGTGTACATCATCGCGCTGCCGTTCTTCGGCATCGTCTCGGAGATCTTCCCGGTCTTCAGCCGCAAGCCGATCTTCGGCTACAAGACGCTCGTGTACGCGACCATCGCGATCGCCGCGCTGTCGGTGGCCGTGTGGGCCCACCACATGTACGTCACCGGTGGAGTGCTGCTGCCGTTCTTCGCCCTCATGACGATGCTCATCGCGGTGCCCACCGGCGTGAAGATCTTCAACTGGATCGGCACCCTGTGGCGCGGATCGGTGACGTTCGAGACCCCGATGGTCTTCGCCCTCGGCTTCCTGGTGTCGTTCGTCTTCGGTGGTCTCACCGGTGTCATCCTCGCCTCGCCGCCGCTCGACTTCCACCTGTCGGACTCGTACTTCGTCGTCGCCCACTTCCACTACGTGGTGTTCGGCACGGTCGTGTTCGCGATGTTCGCCGGCTTCTACTTCTGGTGGCCCAAGTGGACCGGCAAGATGCTCAACGAGCGTCTTGGCATGGTGCACTTCTGGATGCTGTTCATCGGCTTCCACATGACCTTCCTCATCCAGCACTGGCTGGGCGTCGACGGCATGGTGCGTCGCTACGCGGACTACGCCGCGGCCGACGGGTGGACGTGGGAGAACCAGCTCTCCACCGTGGGGTCCATGATCCTGGGCGCCTCGATGATCCCGTTCCTGCTGAACGTCTGGATCACGGCGCGCAAGGCTCCGCGTGTGACCGTGGACGACCCGTGGGGCTATGGAGCGTCGCTCGAGTGGGCGACGTCGTGCCCGCCGCCGCGTCACAACTTCACCTCGATCCCGCGCATCCGCAGCGAGCGCCCCGCGTTCGACCTGAACCACCCCGAAGCCGGTATCCCGGTGGGTGTGGGTCCGGCCAAGGACGCCCCCGATGCCCCCGTGGTCGATGCCGCAGCCGGAGAGGTCAAGTAA
- a CDS encoding PP2C family protein-serine/threonine phosphatase: MPVRLIAAAVSDAGSHRPTNQDAAFAASWGAAVADGVGGGPSGDLASAALLHRLVATRGAGLDADDLLVRVREANWDIRAHVERDPALQGMATTFTGLFLSTAGQLLLAHTGDSRAYLLRDGEFTRETRDDSYVQALVDHGIIPPEAAAAHPRRNIITASLGGAEGDVVSVAERPPVVGDRWMLCSDGLTDYVPEADVAQLIAEAEDPRSAAAAAVALALEAGTRDNVTVVVCDIVDDDEPPLGEPVFSGSAARWFAEDVETA; encoded by the coding sequence GTGCCCGTTCGGCTGATCGCGGCCGCCGTCTCCGACGCCGGCTCGCACCGTCCCACCAACCAGGACGCCGCTTTCGCGGCGTCCTGGGGTGCGGCGGTGGCAGACGGTGTGGGCGGCGGTCCCTCCGGCGACCTGGCGTCGGCGGCATTGCTTCATCGTCTCGTGGCCACGCGTGGCGCCGGCCTCGACGCCGACGACCTGCTCGTGCGTGTTCGCGAGGCCAACTGGGACATCCGTGCTCATGTGGAGCGTGATCCGGCTCTCCAGGGAATGGCCACCACGTTCACCGGTCTCTTCCTGAGCACTGCCGGGCAGCTCTTGCTCGCGCACACCGGCGACTCCCGGGCCTACCTGCTGCGCGACGGCGAGTTCACGCGCGAGACGCGTGACGATTCATACGTTCAGGCCCTCGTCGACCACGGCATCATCCCGCCCGAGGCCGCCGCGGCCCATCCGCGCCGCAACATCATCACCGCGTCTCTGGGTGGCGCCGAGGGCGACGTCGTGTCCGTGGCCGAGCGTCCTCCGGTTGTCGGTGACCGGTGGATGCTGTGCAGTGACGGTCTGACCGACTACGTTCCGGAGGCCGATGTCGCGCAGCTCATCGCCGAGGCCGAGGACCCTCGTTCGGCTGCTGCGGCTGCCGTGGCGCTGGCGCTGGAGGCGGGCACTCGCGATAACGTGACCGTGGTCGTGTGCGACATCGTCGACGATGACGAGCCGCCACTGGGGGAGCCCGTCTTCTCCGGTTCCGCCGCGCGGTGGTTCGCGGAAGACGTCGAAACGGCCTGA
- the trpD gene encoding anthranilate phosphoribosyltransferase — MAERFTWPDLLSSLLAGDDLSVSESTWAMRKVMAGEATPSQLAGFLVALRAKGETVEEIVGFRDAILEAAVSLPVRAEVLDIVGTGGDRYGTVNVSTMAAVVAAASGVPVVKHGNRAASSASGSSDVLSSLGVALTLSPEAVAETLSRTGITFAFASAFHPGFRHAAPTRAELGVPTVFNFLGPLCNPARAEANAVGVAHLDRVPLITGVFRTRGATALVFRGDDGLDELTTTGHSRLWEISRGDVHEHDLDPRDLGIPLADIDDLLGGTPDHNAEVVRRVLGGETGPVRDIVLLNAAAGLVSYRLFRDAAQVQRPILERLAEALADAAAAVDDGRALAKLHDWVDTTKALAE; from the coding sequence ATGGCGGAACGTTTCACCTGGCCCGATCTGCTGTCCTCGCTGCTGGCCGGCGACGACCTCAGCGTGTCGGAGTCGACCTGGGCGATGCGCAAGGTCATGGCCGGCGAGGCGACGCCGTCGCAGCTGGCCGGCTTCCTCGTCGCGCTGCGGGCGAAGGGCGAGACCGTCGAAGAGATCGTCGGCTTCCGCGACGCGATCCTCGAGGCGGCGGTCTCGCTACCGGTGCGGGCCGAGGTGCTCGACATCGTCGGCACGGGCGGCGACCGCTATGGCACCGTCAACGTCTCGACGATGGCAGCCGTGGTGGCTGCGGCATCCGGAGTGCCCGTGGTCAAGCACGGCAACCGCGCCGCCAGCTCGGCATCCGGTTCGTCCGACGTGCTGTCCTCGCTGGGGGTGGCGCTCACGCTCTCTCCCGAGGCGGTTGCCGAGACCCTGTCGCGCACGGGCATCACCTTCGCCTTCGCCTCGGCGTTTCATCCCGGGTTCCGCCACGCGGCGCCGACGCGCGCCGAGCTGGGTGTGCCGACGGTGTTCAACTTCCTCGGACCGCTGTGCAACCCGGCGCGTGCCGAGGCCAACGCCGTCGGCGTGGCGCACCTCGACAGGGTGCCCCTCATCACGGGCGTCTTCCGCACCCGCGGAGCGACCGCGCTCGTCTTCCGCGGCGACGACGGCCTCGACGAACTCACCACCACCGGCCACAGCCGTCTGTGGGAGATCAGCCGCGGCGACGTGCACGAGCACGATCTGGATCCGCGTGATCTCGGCATCCCCCTCGCGGACATCGACGATCTGCTGGGCGGCACTCCGGACCACAACGCGGAGGTGGTGCGGCGCGTTCTGGGGGGAGAGACCGGTCCGGTGCGCGACATCGTGCTTCTGAACGCCGCTGCCGGCCTGGTGTCGTACCGGCTGTTCCGAGATGCCGCTCAGGTGCAGCGTCCGATTCTCGAGCGCCTCGCCGAGGCTCTCGCCGACGCCGCCGCCGCAGTCGACGACGGCCGGGCTCTCGCGAAGCTCCACGACTGGGTCGACACGACGAAGGCGCTGGCGGAGTAG
- the qcrA gene encoding cytochrome bc1 complex Rieske iron-sulfur subunit — MAHEDDALEHGRASWKPGSGLAVAVPDAAQNPGLPGHRQRMTDKDPEAMKRAVRTVYTLFYFSVAASIWASIAYMIFPIESGALIDIRYNNLFIGLGIAFALLAIGIGAIHWSKSVMSDKEYIEDRHATRGRDEVREGAINVFAEANEDSGFGRREIIRNSLFAALAASVIPGITLFRGLAPQDQDPVKLLSHTMWKEGARLTHDPSGRAIRAADVTLGSAFHVIPEELAKLSHDEGYLEEKAKAIVLLMRLQPEQLNPETNNLDWSYDGIVAYSKVCTHVGCPVALYEQQTHHLLCPCHQSQFDVANGAAVIFGPAARPLPQLPITVDAEGYLVAQSDFHEPVGPSFWERS, encoded by the coding sequence ATGGCACACGAGGACGACGCACTCGAGCACGGGAGGGCTTCCTGGAAGCCCGGCTCGGGGCTCGCCGTCGCGGTTCCCGACGCCGCCCAGAATCCCGGCCTGCCCGGTCACCGCCAGCGCATGACCGACAAGGACCCCGAGGCGATGAAGCGTGCGGTCCGCACGGTCTACACGCTGTTCTACTTCTCGGTCGCCGCGAGTATCTGGGCGAGCATCGCCTACATGATCTTCCCGATCGAGTCGGGCGCGCTGATCGACATCCGCTACAACAACCTGTTCATCGGACTCGGTATCGCGTTCGCGCTGCTGGCGATCGGAATCGGCGCGATCCACTGGTCCAAGTCGGTCATGTCCGACAAGGAGTACATCGAGGACCGGCACGCCACACGTGGCCGCGACGAGGTGCGCGAGGGCGCGATCAACGTCTTCGCCGAGGCGAACGAGGATTCGGGCTTCGGCCGTCGCGAGATCATCCGCAACTCTCTGTTCGCGGCTCTCGCCGCGTCGGTCATCCCCGGAATCACCCTGTTCCGCGGTCTCGCGCCGCAGGACCAGGACCCGGTGAAGCTGCTCAGCCACACCATGTGGAAAGAAGGCGCACGTCTGACGCACGACCCCTCCGGTCGCGCGATCCGCGCCGCCGACGTCACCCTCGGTTCCGCCTTCCACGTCATCCCGGAAGAGTTGGCGAAGCTGAGCCACGACGAGGGATACCTCGAAGAGAAGGCCAAGGCGATCGTGCTGCTCATGCGTCTGCAGCCGGAGCAGCTGAACCCCGAGACCAACAACCTGGACTGGTCGTACGACGGCATCGTCGCGTACTCGAAGGTCTGCACGCACGTCGGCTGCCCCGTCGCGCTGTACGAGCAGCAGACCCACCACCTCCTGTGCCCCTGCCACCAGTCGCAGTTCGACGTCGCCAACGGTGCGGCCGTCATCTTCGGCCCGGCCGCCCGTCCCCTGCCGCAGCTCCCCATCACCGTCGACGCCGAGGGCTACCTCGTCGCGCAGAGTGACTTCCACGAGCCCGTCGGCCCCAGCTTCTGGGAGCGCTCATGA
- the qcrC gene encoding cytochrome bc1 complex diheme cytochrome c subunit, which produces MAREKKTRRASGRRSPLAAAALIGIGLLLTGGVYAGASAAMAATTTTPTSEANSATAVEEGEKLFQANCATCHGLDLQGSQQGPSLFGVGELSVHFQVSTGRMPLQAQGPQAPQKPVQFTDEQINAIAAYVQSSAPGPTYPSAELTDGEGDLSHGAELFRINCAMCHNVAGAGGALTEGKWAPDLHTVTPVNMYAAMVTGPQNMPVFNDLNLTPEDKRDVISYLMYLQKSESPGGYALGSLGPVSEGLFIWIFGIGALIALTVWITAKSN; this is translated from the coding sequence ATGGCACGCGAGAAGAAGACTCGTCGGGCGTCCGGACGCCGTAGTCCCCTGGCCGCCGCCGCGCTGATCGGCATCGGACTCCTCCTCACGGGGGGCGTCTACGCCGGTGCATCGGCCGCGATGGCCGCGACCACCACCACGCCCACCAGCGAGGCCAACTCCGCCACGGCGGTCGAAGAGGGTGAGAAGCTCTTCCAGGCCAACTGTGCGACTTGCCACGGTCTCGACCTGCAGGGCAGCCAGCAGGGTCCCTCGCTGTTCGGCGTGGGCGAGCTGTCGGTGCACTTCCAGGTGTCGACCGGCCGCATGCCGCTGCAGGCACAGGGCCCGCAGGCGCCGCAGAAGCCGGTGCAGTTCACCGACGAGCAGATCAATGCGATCGCCGCCTACGTACAGTCGTCGGCCCCCGGCCCGACCTACCCGTCGGCAGAGCTGACCGACGGTGAGGGCGACCTGTCGCACGGTGCGGAGCTCTTCCGCATCAACTGCGCCATGTGCCACAACGTCGCCGGCGCCGGTGGCGCCCTGACCGAGGGCAAGTGGGCCCCCGACCTGCACACCGTCACCCCGGTCAACATGTACGCGGCCATGGTCACCGGCCCGCAGAACATGCCGGTCTTCAACGACCTGAACCTGACGCCCGAAGACAAGCGCGACGTCATTTCGTACTTGATGTACCTGCAGAAGTCCGAGTCCCCCGGTGGATACGCACTCGGGTCGCTCGGTCCGGTCTCCGAGGGACTGTTCATCTGGATCTTCGGTATCGGGGCGCTCATCGCTCTGACCGTGTGGATCACGGCCAAGTCCAACTGA
- a CDS encoding PHP domain-containing protein, protein MHPLDALTEIAYLLERERSSRYKSKAFRTAAKAIEGLDDDELREPALRRRAGIGESTFAVIQQALAGGVPERLAALRAENAPVGGAEVRARLRGDLHSHSEWSDGLTPIEAMVDAARALGHEYLALTDHSPRLTVANGLSPERLRAQMDIVRTHRGDGFTLLTGIEVDILDEGGLDQEDALLRELDVVVASAHSKLRMENGPMTRRLVAAAGDPRVDVLGHVTGRLVEGARGTRPPSQFDAEAVFAACAASGVAVEINSRPERQDPPDDLLAAAVEAGCLFSIDSDAHAPGQLSLLDYGAARAQAAGVPVDRIVTTWPLERLRDWLARSR, encoded by the coding sequence ATGCACCCGCTCGACGCGCTCACCGAGATCGCCTATCTGCTCGAGCGGGAACGGTCGTCGCGGTACAAATCGAAGGCGTTCCGCACGGCGGCGAAAGCCATCGAGGGTCTCGACGACGACGAGTTGCGTGAGCCGGCTCTACGCCGGCGGGCGGGGATCGGGGAGTCGACGTTCGCCGTCATCCAGCAGGCACTGGCGGGAGGGGTCCCCGAGCGCCTCGCCGCGCTGCGGGCGGAGAATGCGCCGGTGGGCGGGGCGGAGGTGCGGGCGCGCCTGCGTGGCGATCTGCACAGTCACAGCGAGTGGTCGGACGGACTCACGCCGATCGAGGCGATGGTCGATGCCGCGCGAGCCCTGGGCCACGAGTATCTCGCGCTGACGGATCATTCCCCGCGGCTGACCGTTGCGAATGGGCTGTCACCGGAGCGTCTGCGGGCGCAGATGGACATCGTGCGCACCCATCGCGGTGACGGCTTCACGCTGCTGACGGGCATCGAGGTCGACATCCTCGACGAGGGCGGACTCGACCAGGAAGACGCGTTGCTGCGCGAGCTCGATGTGGTCGTGGCATCCGCTCATTCGAAGCTGCGGATGGAGAACGGCCCGATGACCCGGCGGCTGGTGGCGGCGGCGGGGGATCCGCGCGTCGACGTGCTCGGGCACGTCACGGGGCGATTGGTGGAGGGAGCCCGCGGAACGCGGCCGCCGTCGCAGTTCGACGCCGAAGCGGTCTTCGCGGCGTGCGCCGCGTCGGGAGTTGCCGTCGAGATCAACTCGCGGCCCGAGCGGCAGGATCCGCCCGACGATCTGCTCGCGGCGGCGGTCGAGGCGGGGTGTCTGTTCTCGATCGATTCCGACGCGCACGCGCCGGGCCAGCTCTCGCTGCTCGACTACGGTGCCGCCCGGGCGCAGGCTGCGGGCGTGCCCGTCGACCGCATCGTCACGACCTGGCCGCTCGAGAGGCTGCGCGACTGGCTCGCCCGTTCACGCTGA
- the qcrB gene encoding cytochrome bc1 complex cytochrome b subunit, with the protein MSIGTHPTENVTTEPAVHAGAPAGSAGRDGKPLGGRFVGAAANYLDERTSMSGIVKELGRKIFPDHWSFMLGEIALWSFVVVLLSGTFLTFFFQASMVETHYNGAYEPMRGIAMSAAMESALHISFDLRGGLLVRQIHHWAALVFVAGIGVHMLRVFFTGAFRKPRELNWVVGFILFILAMAEGFTGYSLPDDLLSGNGLRIIDGMIKGLPIIGTWTSFLLFGGEFPGTAIVGRLYTLHILLLPAILVALLAVHLMLMIINKHTQFAGPARSNSNVVGYPMLPVYASKMGGFFFITFGVIVLIAALVTINPIWNYGPYDPSPVSAGTQPDWYIGFADGMLRLIPPHLEFVLWNHTWSWNIIIPVGVLGLFIVLVLVYPFIEAWVTGDKREHHIAQRPRNAATRTAIGAAGVTFYAVMWAAASSDIMATHFHLTMEGVIHVLQALLILGPIFAYFVTKRICIALQKKDREIALHGYESGRIVRLPGGEYIEVHQPVDEFERWKLIDNETYEPLVVRPNANGEIPWHENLRASISRWFFEDRLAPLTQAELDAAAAHQHHEIDHIAHEEADEIAGADARADEDGRPRNAVGERAEVEFPAPKGLEERNRPDSDKSE; encoded by the coding sequence ATGAGCATCGGTACCCACCCCACCGAGAACGTCACGACCGAACCCGCGGTCCACGCCGGCGCACCCGCGGGCTCCGCGGGGCGCGACGGTAAGCCGCTGGGCGGCCGGTTCGTCGGCGCCGCAGCGAACTACCTCGATGAGCGCACGAGCATGTCGGGCATCGTCAAGGAGCTCGGTCGCAAGATCTTCCCCGACCACTGGTCGTTCATGCTCGGCGAGATCGCCCTGTGGAGCTTCGTCGTCGTGTTGCTTTCGGGCACGTTCCTGACGTTCTTCTTCCAGGCGTCGATGGTGGAGACCCACTACAACGGCGCGTATGAGCCCATGCGCGGTATCGCGATGTCGGCGGCGATGGAGTCGGCACTGCACATCTCGTTCGACCTGCGCGGCGGCCTCCTGGTCCGTCAGATCCACCACTGGGCAGCCCTCGTGTTCGTCGCCGGTATCGGCGTCCACATGCTGCGCGTGTTCTTCACGGGTGCGTTCCGCAAGCCCCGCGAGCTGAACTGGGTTGTCGGCTTCATCCTCTTCATCCTCGCGATGGCAGAGGGCTTCACGGGCTACTCCCTCCCCGACGACCTGCTGTCGGGTAACGGCCTGCGCATCATCGACGGCATGATCAAGGGTCTGCCCATCATCGGCACGTGGACCTCGTTCCTCCTCTTCGGCGGCGAGTTCCCGGGCACCGCGATCGTCGGTCGCCTCTACACGCTGCACATCCTGCTGCTGCCGGCGATCCTCGTCGCGCTGCTCGCGGTGCACCTCATGCTGATGATCATCAACAAGCACACGCAGTTCGCCGGGCCCGCCCGTTCGAACAGCAACGTCGTGGGCTACCCGATGCTCCCCGTGTACGCCTCGAAGATGGGCGGCTTCTTCTTCATCACGTTCGGTGTCATCGTGCTGATCGCCGCGCTCGTGACGATCAACCCCATCTGGAACTACGGCCCCTACGATCCGTCTCCCGTGTCGGCCGGTACCCAGCCCGACTGGTACATCGGCTTCGCCGACGGCATGCTGCGTCTCATCCCGCCGCACCTCGAGTTCGTGTTGTGGAACCACACCTGGTCGTGGAACATCATCATCCCCGTCGGCGTGCTGGGACTCTTCATCGTCCTCGTCCTCGTCTACCCCTTCATCGAGGCGTGGGTGACGGGTGACAAGCGCGAGCACCACATCGCACAGCGTCCGCGCAACGCGGCCACCCGCACCGCCATCGGCGCGGCAGGTGTGACGTTCTACGCCGTGATGTGGGCGGCAGCGTCGTCCGACATCATGGCCACGCACTTCCACCTCACGATGGAAGGCGTCATCCATGTGCTGCAGGCTTTGCTGATCCTGGGCCCGATCTTCGCCTACTTCGTCACAAAGCGCATCTGCATCGCGCTGCAGAAGAAGGACCGTGAGATCGCTCTCCACGGCTACGAGTCGGGCCGCATCGTTCGCCTCCCCGGTGGCGAGTACATCGAGGTCCACCAGCCGGTCGACGAGTTCGAGCGCTGGAAGCTGATCGATAACGAGACCTATGAGCCTCTCGTCGTCCGGCCCAACGCCAACGGAGAGATCCCGTGGCACGAGAACCTGCGCGCGTCGATCTCGCGCTGGTTCTTCGAGGACCGCCTGGCTCCGCTCACGCAGGCCGAACTCGATGCCGCGGCCGCTCACCAACACCACGAGATCGACCACATCGCGCATGAGGAGGCCGATGAGATCGCCGGCGCCGACGCCCGTGCCGATGAAGATGGCCGCCCGCGCAATGCGGTCGGCGAGCGGGCCGAAGTCGAGTTCCCCGCTCCCAAGGGCCTGGAAGAACGCAACCGTCCTGACAGCGACAAGAGCGAGTAG